The following nucleotide sequence is from Actinomycetota bacterium.
CTTCTTCTCCCTGAACAAAGATCTCGCCTTCGTCGGCCCGTTCCACGCCGGCAAGAATGCGCATGAGTGTTGACTTGCCCGCGCCGTTCTCGCCCACAAGTGCAGTGATTTCAGCTCGACGTGCCCGGAAATGTGCACCACTCAGCGCAGTAGTGGAGCCGAATCGCTTCGAGATGTCTCGCATCTCGATCCCCAACGGACCAGACGTGTTCGTCAAACCGGTCCCTTCACTCGCGCAGCGATCCACCTCCCAATGGTGTCCGTGGCGATGGCTGCCATTGGAGTAGGAAACGCGTCGAACGCGTGGATGGAACTGGGATACACATGCACACTCGTCGAATTGTCCGCCGCCATCCAACGGGCACCCATGATCAATGTGTCATCGAGGAGCGGGTCGAGGTCACCCACCGTGAAGAGGGCGTCGGGCATATCACTCAGGTCGGCGTATATGGGCGACACAGCCGGATCCGCTCTATCGCCGACGTAGTCGACGAGAAAATTGTCAATCATGAATTGCACGGTCGCCAGCGGCAGCACATGCCCGTCGGGTCGCAACCGCAAACTTGGACTCATCGACAGGTCGTAGAGGCCATAGAGTAGATTGGCGCCGCAGAACTCCCTGGCGGCGTCGTGGTGGTCCCTGAGACGGAGCAACGCCAACGTGGCGAGATGGGCGCCTGAAGACTCGCCACCTATCACCAGTCGATCAACGTTCAGCTCGGATCTGCCCGTCTCGAGAAGCCAGAGAGCGATACTCTCACAGTCGTCCACCGCCTGCGGGTATGGGTGTTCAGGGGCCAGCCCGTAGCTTGCACAGACAACCGTAACCTCGGCATCACACGCCAGCCGCCACATGCGTGTGTCTTGAAGGTCGGGCGCTCCTGACACCCACCCACCGCCATGAATGAACAGATACGCGCCATTGCTCACGGTCGGCTCGAAGATTCGGACAACCGCCGGGCCGCGACGAGTTTCAACCGTCCGTTGCTCGGCCTGGGCAACATGCGTCGGCGCCGGAAACCCTCCCCCACCTTCACGGTATCGGCGCCGGGCCTCAGATATCCCCATTTCCTCGAGGGGAGCCTCCGAGAGCTGTTCGTCCATCACCAGCTCATTGACTCTCACGCTATCGGCTTCGTAGGCGGTGAGTGGGCCATCAGGAATCCAGATCATCTTCGCCATCAAGGCTTCTCCGGCCGTTCGGGGTAGAGAACGACCTGGCCGTGTTGAATGATGCCCGGACGGTGATAGCTGTGCAGATGCACGACGCGCTGGCCCGTCGACGTGACAAGCACCCCATCGAAAGAAAGGAGGGGGGCCGCGACATCGACCTCGAGCATCGATGCGAGCGCCTCTGTGGCAGGCACCGCGTCGACGAGATCAACCCTCCACTGGGGCAATTCGCCGTAGATCTCGTTGACAGCGTCGCCGACCGGCGCGCTCACGTCGGTATTGATCGTCATGGGCCATTTGGGCAGCAGCAGCGTCTCGACCTCGACCATGACGGGTCTTTCTCCACCGCTCCATAGCTTGATCGAGCGTCGCGCAGGTTGGCCCACATCGACCTGAAGCCGATCGGCTACTTCCTTGTCCACCAACACCGGGCCTGATTCGATTACCCGAACTGAAGGCTCCAGGCCGGCTGCCAAGAGCCTCGCTCGAAAGTCGCTCTGGGGAAGGGCACTCGAAATCTCGACGGCCGCCGGGTTCATGGCTGTCGCGGTGCCGTGCCGTCGCTTCACCACTCCTTCAGCTTCCAGGCGCGAGAACGCCTCGCGGACGGTGGTACGGCTGACGTCGAGTTCCTCGACGAGTTCGGACTCGGTGGGAAAGGGCTGCTCATTGGATACCGCCTCGGCCGCCTTCAGCCGGAGGCGGTTGGCAACGCTCTCGACCAGGTACCTACTCATCGGCACGCCCCTCGAGGCAGCCGCCGATAGTCGCGTAGAACACGCCGCGACGACGCAATCGATCCCCGCCCAGCTCTCGCCCGTATGTCGCTGGGTGGTGAATCAGGCACGCTATACATCCTATCACTCCATACATGTGGCCCCCAACTCATAATAGCTCTACTTGATATCCCTACCGTAAGATAGTATACCTTACCTTCACACGAGGTTAGTGACATCATGACTGACCGTCGGTAGCTTCGCGGCCCGTGCGAAAGGAGATCTGGTGGCACCAACAAGGCAACTAGTGAAAGTCATGGCGGTCGTAGTCGTACTGGCGGTCCTCTCGACCGCTTGCGCCGGCAGCAAGGGGGCGGAGCCCACGACGAACACCGTGGAGACTGCGTC
It contains:
- a CDS encoding alpha/beta hydrolase; protein product: MAKMIWIPDGPLTAYEADSVRVNELVMDEQLSEAPLEEMGISEARRRYREGGGGFPAPTHVAQAEQRTVETRRGPAVVRIFEPTVSNGAYLFIHGGGWVSGAPDLQDTRMWRLACDAEVTVVCASYGLAPEHPYPQAVDDCESIALWLLETGRSELNVDRLVIGGESSGAHLATLALLRLRDHHDAAREFCGANLLYGLYDLSMSPSLRLRPDGHVLPLATVQFMIDNFLVDYVGDRADPAVSPIYADLSDMPDALFTVGDLDPLLDDTLIMGARWMAADNSTSVHVYPSSIHAFDAFPTPMAAIATDTIGRWIAARVKGPV
- a CDS encoding GntR family transcriptional regulator is translated as MSRYLVESVANRLRLKAAEAVSNEQPFPTESELVEELDVSRTTVREAFSRLEAEGVVKRRHGTATAMNPAAVEISSALPQSDFRARLLAAGLEPSVRVIESGPVLVDKEVADRLQVDVGQPARRSIKLWSGGERPVMVEVETLLLPKWPMTINTDVSAPVGDAVNEIYGELPQWRVDLVDAVPATEALASMLEVDVAAPLLSFDGVLVTSTGQRVVHLHSYHRPGIIQHGQVVLYPERPEKP